Proteins encoded by one window of Fusobacterium sp. DD2:
- the rfbA gene encoding glucose-1-phosphate thymidylyltransferase RfbA, whose translation MKGIILAGGSGTRLYPLTRSVSKQILPIYDKPMIYYPLSVLMLAGIREILIISTPRDIKCFEELLENGSDIGMSIEYAIQEEPNGLAEAFLIGEEFIGNESVALILGDNIFFGQSFTALLRKSASLTKGAQIFGYAVKNANDYGVVEFDKDMNVLSIEEKPQNPKSKFAIPGLYFYDNTVVEKAKKVRPSGRGELEITDINRMYLEEKSLKVNLLGRGFAWLDTGTHKNLLQASNFIETIQERQGNYVACIEEIAYRNGWITKERLLTLAKPLLKSDYGKYLVDISEEI comes from the coding sequence ATGAAAGGAATTATATTAGCTGGAGGAAGTGGAACAAGGCTATATCCTCTTACAAGAAGTGTATCAAAGCAGATACTTCCAATATATGATAAACCCATGATATATTATCCTTTATCAGTACTTATGCTGGCTGGAATAAGAGAGATACTAATAATCTCTACACCTAGAGATATTAAGTGTTTTGAAGAGCTTTTAGAGAATGGCAGTGATATAGGAATGAGTATAGAATATGCTATTCAGGAAGAACCAAATGGACTTGCTGAGGCTTTTCTAATTGGAGAAGAGTTTATTGGAAATGAAAGTGTTGCACTTATTCTTGGAGATAATATATTCTTTGGACAATCTTTTACAGCTCTTCTTAGAAAATCAGCAAGTTTAACAAAAGGAGCTCAGATTTTTGGCTATGCAGTAAAAAATGCCAATGATTATGGTGTTGTTGAATTTGATAAGGATATGAATGTACTATCAATTGAGGAAAAACCTCAAAATCCAAAATCTAAATTTGCAATACCTGGACTCTATTTTTATGATAATACAGTAGTTGAAAAAGCTAAAAAAGTCAGACCAAGTGGAAGAGGAGAACTTGAGATTACAGATATAAATAGGATGTATCTGGAGGAGAAAAGTCTAAAAGTAAATCTTTTAGGAAGAGGATTTGCATGGCTTGATACAGGAACTCATAAGAATCTTCTGCAGGCTTCCAACTTTATAGAAACAATCCAGGAAAGACAGGGGAACTATGTTGCCTGTATAGAGGAGATTGCCTATAGAAATGGTTGGATAACTAAAGAGAGACTTTTGACTCTTGCTAAACCACTTCTGAAATCAGATTATGGAAAATACCTGGTTGATATCAGTGAGGAGATATAG